In a genomic window of Prosthecobacter sp. SYSU 5D2:
- a CDS encoding sulfatase, whose protein sequence is MKPLLFLALCLPALLTAAAAPKPNVIFVYVDNLGNGDVRCFNPKTLHRTPHLDRMAAEGTRFTSHYSASGVCTPSRASLMTGCYPRRVNMHVSATGGMVLQPVATKGLHPDETTVAEVMKSAGYATHIIGKWHLGDQPEFLPTRQGFDSYFGIPYSDDMTKDKRPEEWPELPLMRDEKVIEAPVDRDPLTKRYTEAAIEYIEAHQDKPFFLYLPHAMPGSTKDPYASPAFKDKSANGHWGDSVEELDWSMGEILAALKRLGLDEKTLVIWTSDNGAPNRNPPQGSNLPYTGWGYNTSEGAMRMPFIARWPGKIPAGKECQELTSMLDILPTLAALTVAPLPERKIDGHNILPLLLGQEGAVSPSDKTGFFYYHGAQLQAVRSGPWKLYLPLEAKRINAKSTPPASLQLFNVRDDVAETQEVSAANPDIVARLLKLADAAREELGDNDRPGKGQREAGHVEKAKALVLKAE, encoded by the coding sequence ATGAAACCGCTTCTCTTCCTCGCCCTCTGCCTCCCCGCCCTTCTCACTGCGGCGGCTGCGCCCAAGCCTAACGTCATCTTTGTTTATGTGGACAACCTGGGCAATGGCGACGTCCGCTGTTTCAATCCCAAAACCCTGCACCGCACACCCCACCTGGACCGCATGGCTGCGGAGGGCACCCGCTTCACCAGCCATTACTCGGCCAGCGGCGTCTGCACCCCCAGCCGTGCTTCTTTGATGACCGGCTGCTATCCTCGCCGGGTGAACATGCACGTCAGCGCCACCGGCGGCATGGTCCTTCAACCCGTGGCCACCAAGGGCCTGCACCCTGATGAAACCACCGTGGCCGAAGTGATGAAATCCGCCGGCTACGCCACCCACATCATCGGCAAATGGCACCTGGGCGACCAGCCTGAATTTCTGCCAACCCGCCAGGGTTTTGACTCCTACTTTGGCATCCCCTACAGCGATGACATGACCAAGGACAAGCGCCCTGAAGAATGGCCGGAGCTGCCTCTGATGCGCGATGAAAAAGTCATCGAAGCCCCTGTGGACCGCGATCCCCTCACCAAGCGATATACCGAGGCCGCCATCGAGTACATTGAGGCCCATCAGGACAAACCCTTCTTTCTTTATCTGCCCCACGCCATGCCCGGCAGCACCAAGGATCCCTATGCCAGCCCCGCCTTCAAGGACAAGTCCGCCAACGGTCACTGGGGCGACAGCGTCGAGGAACTGGACTGGTCCATGGGGGAGATCCTGGCCGCGCTGAAAAGGCTGGGCCTGGATGAAAAGACACTGGTCATCTGGACCTCCGATAACGGCGCACCCAACCGCAATCCGCCCCAGGGCAGCAACCTGCCCTACACCGGCTGGGGCTACAACACCAGTGAGGGCGCCATGCGCATGCCCTTCATCGCCCGCTGGCCCGGCAAGATCCCTGCGGGCAAGGAATGCCAGGAGCTGACCTCCATGCTGGACATCTTGCCGACCCTGGCCGCACTCACCGTTGCCCCTTTGCCCGAGCGCAAAATTGACGGTCATAATATTCTACCCCTTTTGTTAGGCCAAGAGGGTGCCGTTTCTCCATCGGACAAAACCGGCTTCTTCTATTACCACGGTGCTCAGCTCCAGGCCGTACGCAGCGGCCCCTGGAAGCTGTATCTTCCCCTGGAAGCCAAGCGCATCAATGCCAAAAGCACACCGCCTGCCTCGCTCCAGCTTTTTAATGTCCGCGATGACGTCGCCGAAACCCAGGAAGTCTCCGCTGCGAATCCAGACATCGTCGCCCGCCTGCTGAAACTGGCCGATGCTGCCCGCGAAGAACTCGGCGACAACGACCGCCCCGGCAAGGGCCAGCGTGAAGCCGGCCATGTGGAGAAAGCGAAGGCACTGGTACTG